A single genomic interval of Anolis carolinensis isolate JA03-04 chromosome X, rAnoCar3.1.pri, whole genome shotgun sequence harbors:
- the trafd1 gene encoding TRAF-type zinc finger domain-containing protein 1, which produces MAAATEEGSETKLCGNCKKEIPAANFTIHEIHCSRNIGVCPTCKEPFPKSELKKHQEKEHTQVYCKCSMKMDRGHLKEHAASECPLRSVACQHCDIVLAFNRLQEHEDYCGARTERCRRCRRNIMLKDLKEHPEDCDKMAEAAASQPKPCFGAEADAHKIQAIRNIFHPVHASEAVPRASHQIPEGRMYSYLSREQMPREYARRNISPGLADPNQAHMARAAAPLTFGQPSECDLDYMLALSLQQEHGSHVHSASAAAAAQSDLWTNMRPSKTRAVESFVEEPNPFPQEAQEPEQPKTETLLPCEFCEELYPEEVLILHQTGCSPTSALASYSKRGSLTPQSDRLHDLWQQLQSNQAMGSGERPTFLQDPCSSLLIPCEFCGAQLEEEILFHHQDQCDLRPATASSMRRMPALQGSPAMEDREESESPELPRRRVHNQGSMLPPYFEEFRPHKRPQPSQGGPSRNNLVTARRMQLASPESCSGNPFGPPLGEKPRRSEPSTSWCPSEPPAALLPTGRSPLHFPLGGYKPSFPETAPTRPSLRNNGGGRSPARPTDYKPKENPWAAEAKAEEEDSDPPEDE; this is translated from the exons ATGGCAGCCGCGACGGAAGAAGGGTCGGAAACCAAGCTCTGCGGCAACTG CAAAAAGGAGATCCCGGCAGCCAACTTCACCATCCATGAGATCCATTGCAGCAGGAATATTGGGGTCTGCCCCACCTGCAAGGAGCCGTTCCCTAAATCGGAACTGAAGAAACACCAGGAGAAGGAGCACACGCAG GTTTACTGCAAATGCAGCATGAAGATGGACCGGGGCCATTTAAAGGAGCATGCG GCTTCTGAATGTCCCTTGCGCTCGGTGGCGTGTCAGCACTGCGACATCGTGCTGGCCTTCAACCGGCTCCAGGAGCACGAGGACTACTGCGGGGCCCGCACCGAGCgttgccgccgctgccgccgcaacatcatgctgaaggacctgaaGGAGCACCCCGAGGATTGCGACAAGATGGCCGAGGCGGCTGCCAGCCAGCCTAAGCCCTGCTTCGGCGCCGAGGCGGATGCGCACAAGATCCAGGCCATCCGGAACATCTTCCACCCAGTCCATGCCTCCGAAGCCGTGCCGAGGGCGAGCCACCAGATTCCCGAGGGCCGGATGTACAGTTACCTCTCGCGGGAGCAGATGCCCAGGGAGTATGCCCGGAGGAACATCAGCCCGGGCCTGGCAGATCCGAATCAAG CTCACATGGCGAGAGCAGCAGCCCCTTTAACCTTTGGCCAGCCATCCGAGTGCGACTTAGATTACATGTTGGCGCTCAGCTTGCAGCAGGAGCATGGCTCCCATGTGCACAGCGCTAGCGCTGCCGCTGCGGCCCAGAGTGACCTCTGGACGAATATGCGTCCCAGCAAGACCAGAGCCGTGGAGAGCTTTGTCGAGGAGCCCAATCCCTTCCCTCAGGAAGCACAAGAACCAGAGCAGCCCAAAA CCGAGACCCTCCTGCCGTGCGAATTCTGCGAGGAGCTCTACCCAGAAGAAGTGCTCATCCTCCACCAG acGGGGTGCAGCCCCACCAGTGCGCTGGCCTCCTACAGCAAGAGGGGCTCTTTGACCCCGCAGTCGGACCGCCTCCACGACTTGTGGCAACAGCTGCAGAGCAACCAGGCCATGGGCAGCGGAGAGAGGCCCACCTTCCTGCAGGACCCTTGCAGCAGCCTCCTGATCCCGTGCGAATTCTGCGGCGCCCAGCTGGAAGAAGAAATCCTCTTCCACCACCAG GACCAGTGTGACCTGCGCCCTGCCACTGCCTCCTCGATGAGACGGATGCCGGCCCTGCAAGGGAGCCCAGCCATGGAGGACAGGGAGGAAAGCGAGTCGCCCGAGCTGCCCCGGAGACGGGTCCATAACCAAG GGTCAATGCTGCCTCCCTACTTTGAGGAGTTCCGGCCCCACAAGCGCCCCCAGCCGAGCCAAGGGGGCCCCTCCCGCAACAACCTGGTGACGGCCCGGCGCATGCAGCTGGCCTCCCCCGAGAGCTGCTCCGGGAATCCCTTTGGGCCTCCGTTGGGAGAAAAGCCCCGGAGGAGTGAGCCAAGCACGAGCTGGTGCCCAAGCGAGCCGCCGGCTGCCCTCCTGCCCACCGGCCGCTCTCCCCTCCACTTCCCGCTCGGCGGCTACAAGCCAAGCTTCCCCGAGACTGCTCCAACCCGGCCCAG CCTGAGAAACAACGGGGGTGGCAGAAGCCCCGCTAGGCCTACCGATTACAAGCCCAAG gAAAACCCCTGGGCGGCTGAGGCCAAGGCTGAAGAGGAGGACAGCGACCCTCCGGAGGATGAGTAA